From the genome of Brassica oleracea var. oleracea cultivar TO1000 chromosome C4, BOL, whole genome shotgun sequence:
CAAAGCTTACCACCCTAATAGATATCGACCTTTCTTTCCTAAACATAAGCTACCCAATTGACTTTAGAATCTTCTCGTCTCTCAAATCTTTGTTGAAGCTTGATCTTTCAGGTAATAGTATATCACCAGCTAGTTTAAGTTCAGATTCAAACATCCCACTGCCCCTAAGATACTTAGTATTGAGAGACTGCAACATCGGACGGTTCCCAAAATTATTAAATTCTCTCCAAGACTTGGAAGTATTAGACATTTCCAAGAATAGAATCAAAGGGAAGGTCCCTGAATGGTTATGGAAGAATCTTCCTCGTCTCAGCTTCGTGAAGCTTGCTAAAAATCTTTTCGATGGATTTGAAGGTTCAGCGGAAGTTTTAGTAAATTCATCAGTGAACATATTAGACTTGTTCTTAAACCGTTTTGAAGGAGCAATGCCAATTCTACCACTCTCTATCAAAATATTGGGAGCACGGTACAATCATTTCACAGGAAACATACCTCTTTCAATATGCAGCCGAAGCTCCTCTCTTGAGGTTCTTGATCTAGCCTACAACAACGTCACCGGTGCAATTCCTCATTGTCTAAGCAACCTTCGGGTAGTGAAACTTCGAAAAAACAACTTGGAAGGAAGCCTTCCGGACATGTTCTCAGTGGGTGCCACGTTGCGCACACTTGATGTTGGCTACAACCAACTAACGGGGAAGCTTCCAAGATCTCTTCTAAATTGCTCCTTTATCAAGTTCATAAGTGTTGACAACAACAGAATCGAAGACACGTTTCCTTTCTGGCTCAAGGCTTCACGAGATTTGCAAGTTCTTACTCTCAGTTCAAATAGATTTTATGGTCATATCTCTCCTCCAGATCAAGGTCCCTTAGGGTTTCCTCAGCTACGAATACTTGAGGTATCGGATAACAACTTCACTGGAAACTTGCCAGCAAACTACTTTGTGAACTGGAAAGCACCATCACTCAAGACGAATATATTTGGGAGGATGTATATGACAGACTACGAGAATGGTGACTTTGCTGATGAAGACACGATAGACTTGCGATACAAAGGTCTACACATGGAGCAACAGATGGCCCTTACTTCCTACACAACCATTGACTTTTCTGGAAACAAACTTGAAGGACAGATTCCTGAATCTGTTGGTCTCTTGAAGACACTTATTGCACTCAACTTATCCAACAACGCCTTCACAGGACACATTCCTATGTCTTTGTCAAATGTTTCCAAGCTCGAGTCACTCGACCTTTCAAGAAACCAACTCACAGGGACTATTCCTAATGGACTCGGAAGCCTTTCGTTTTTGGCGTTCATAGATGTGTCTTATAACCAACTCAAAGGTGAAATACCACAAGGAACTCAATTTAACGGGCAAGCTGAATCATCATTTGAAGGGAATGCAGGTCTCTGTGGTCTTCCTCTACAGGAGAGTTGCTTCCACCCAAGTGTGCCACCGATGCAACACCCAAATCAAGAAGAAGAAGAAGAAGAAGGAGTGGCTATAGGATATGCTCCTGGAGTGTTGTTAGGATTTGTGATAGGTCAAGTCGTTGCTTCATACAAACCAGAATGGCTTGTCAAGATAATTGGTACAAACATACTCAGAACCCGTTAGATTTTGTTTATGTTTTGCATTTTATCTTTAAACGTTTGTCAAAGTAGTTCATGTTTGTGTAATAAAGCACCAAGTATCAATAAAGACTTCAAACATACCTAAAGTATTATATCAGTCCAAGTTGCTACAGACTTGAGTTTGGTGTTCTTAACCGAATATGAATATTATTGCCTATGAAAGAAAAACAAAGACGAGACTCTTTACCAAATACAATGACAATCTGGTTGGCTCAATAAAAAAAAATCTCCTTAACTTTGAATTTACAAAAAAGATCCTTTTAAATTCGCAGAACCAGAAGAAAAAAAAACTTCAGTTCACTTAATAATCATTGAAGATATCTTAGAACATCCATATATATTGAGGAGCTCTTAAGAGCAGTGTCATCCACAGTATCAACCAATATCTAAAGCAATAGAAAAATAAAAGAAAGACAAATATTGTATCTCATTTTGGGACTTCTAAAAAGCTTTTCAGAATCTCGTTTAGAGAATTCTAAGAAACTCTTCGGAACTTCGTAATGAGTCACTCAACATTAAACAAATAAAAAGTAATCAAAATAAATAAGAGAGGATGAGAAGGAGTGGATTTAAAAAATAATATAATGTGTGGTACAATAAAAAATATAATTAAAATATTAAATAATTTAGTGAATTGGACTTTATTATTTCTTTAAAAAAAATTTACATTAGTCACTAAAGTGTTACATCTTATTTTAAATGAACCATACAAATAAATAATAATTCTCATATTTATGATAATTAATTTTCATAGTTACAACCTGTATTCCTTTTAGTTTTATTAATCTAAGTATTGAAAATTTTAAAATAATAGTTATAATTGTTAGAGTGAAATTAAAATAAATTATAGTTTTTATTATGAAAAATTTAGTATTCAAAAGAAAAAAAAGTTTGTAAAGAAAAAAAAGAATAGTTTTATGTAACAAAAACAAAAGAAAATAAAGAGGAAAATTATTGTATGAAATGATAACAAAAGTGTGTAGAAAATTAAGAAAACAAAAAGAAGAAGAAACAGAAAGAGTGTAGGACGGTTTTAAGGGGCTTCGAACTTGGAATCATGTGGGGCACATGAAACCACTTAAACCAAAAGGGCTAGATATCTTTTTCTGTTTTTAAAATCACAAGAAAGTTATATAATCAGTATGTGGCACGTGCCATACCTCTTCTTAAAGTGGGTCTGTCCCAGAGGATGAGATGAGAATAGTATCTAAGTGAGAATTTATTTATTTTCCGGAAAAATTCAAATGACACATGACTTTCTATCAATGATTTACATTTTTTTCTCAGCTTAAAAACTAAAAAAATAATTAGCTTATATGAAAAATAAAATAAATATATTAGTGAGATATCCATGGGTCTCTCGCCAATTATAATGTTGTGATAGTATCTTCACTCTATCTTTATTCTATCTCTAAACACATTTTAGAATAAAAAAATTGTCAATATCATTTTATATTTCATTCTAACAATAGAGAAATGATAATCTGTACAAAAAGTGGAAACAAACCTTTTAATTTTTCTATTTATAGAATAAAATATTTTTAGTTTCAAAATTAGTTTTGGTATACAGACTTTGACTATTGACTCTAAGAGCATCTCCAACCTATATTAAAACCTCAAATTTGAAATTTTACTATTTATAATCTCAAAACTATCATTTTTTTTTGGTCTTTATAGTTATTTTTTTCATAAATACATATACTAAATTTAATTTAGAATAACTTAAATACACCAAAATAAAATAAAATAAGATAAATATTAAGTAACATTAAAATTTGACTCATTCAACCTTATTTGCCAGATATTTCCACCGCAACTCCTCCGGTAAAATTTTGAAAATATCTTGATTGTAGACTTGTAGTCTATCCATGGATGTCAAATCCCATAAATTTCACAGTTCAGATATTTAATTGTGAGTGTATTAGAATGTTCCATTTTGAAACTTTTAGTGAATTGTAGACTATTTAAGTGCTAGTGTTTTCTCACGTGCTACATGTCTTATACTTCCTCGAAGTTCTCGAAAATCTAGAGTTTTCACGTTTATTAAAAATGTAATACATGTTTAAAGTTTAATTTACTATTTATTTTTCTATGCACTTTCCAATAACTATTCACCAATAAAATTTAGTCAATTTAAATATTCAT
Proteins encoded in this window:
- the LOC106341092 gene encoding receptor-like protein 12 — its product is MSHSRLCLLSALLLCCVFETSFLTIDALLVTGFSACRPDQIEALVQFKEEFDSRGCNHNDYVNGVRCNNVTGAVKKLHLPSGCLSGTLKPNSSLFRLQHLRYLNLSNNDFTSSPLPSAFGNLNRLEVLFLSSNGFVGQVPSSFSNLSQLSLLDLSWNELTGDFPPPLGNLSKLTRLSLSDNDLAYNYFTTSSSSFFSGFEKLNRLEILFLASNDFRGQIPSSISNLTQLSILGLDDNRLTGSILPLQNLTNLSVLGLVDNNFTGPLPSFTMPFMSYLDLRGNHFTGPIEVSNSSLSSSRLEHLLLGYNQFEGQILDTVSKLTTLIDIDLSFLNISYPIDFRIFSSLKSLLKLDLSGNSISPASLSSDSNIPLPLRYLVLRDCNIGRFPKLLNSLQDLEVLDISKNRIKGKVPEWLWKNLPRLSFVKLAKNLFDGFEGSAEVLVNSSVNILDLFLNRFEGAMPILPLSIKILGARYNHFTGNIPLSICSRSSSLEVLDLAYNNVTGAIPHCLSNLRVVKLRKNNLEGSLPDMFSVGATLRTLDVGYNQLTGKLPRSLLNCSFIKFISVDNNRIEDTFPFWLKASRDLQVLTLSSNRFYGHISPPDQGPLGFPQLRILEVSDNNFTGNLPANYFVNWKAPSLKTNIFGRMYMTDYENGDFADEDTIDLRYKGLHMEQQMALTSYTTIDFSGNKLEGQIPESVGLLKTLIALNLSNNAFTGHIPMSLSNVSKLESLDLSRNQLTGTIPNGLGSLSFLAFIDVSYNQLKGEIPQGTQFNGQAESSFEGNAGLCGLPLQESCFHPSVPPMQHPNQEEEEEEGVAIGYAPGVLLGFVIGQVVASYKPEWLVKIIGTNILRTR